In Oncorhynchus clarkii lewisi isolate Uvic-CL-2024 chromosome 2, UVic_Ocla_1.0, whole genome shotgun sequence, one DNA window encodes the following:
- the LOC139420828 gene encoding aquaporin-10-like, which yields MHVDGTEGQVQANKQVLGMKERGQVPDKDHWPVAPEVRKMGDKGPSFKPQMEGVKRTLRVTNPLARECLGELLGTFVLLMFGCSASAQVKTSRETKGQYLSANMAFSVGVMSAMYLCKGVSGAHLNPAVTLSFCSLGRVPWVKLLPYSLCQVLGAYLASGLVFLVYYDAIMDFSGGNLTVYGANETASIFATYPSEHLSLSSSILDQVVGTAMLMLCILPLDDQKNSPAPDALIPPIVAVVVLGIGMSMSSNCGGAINPARDLGPRLLTLTAGWGTEVFTCYNYWFWVPMMAPLLGGMVGSGMYLVFIAWHLPDLPTNPPIDSSSTKPTTEVWKQPPAPEKEGVELKTAVF from the exons ATGCATGtagatgggacagagggacaggtcCAGGCTAACAAACAGGTATTggggatgaaggagagagggcaGGTACCAGACAAAGATCACTGGCCAGTGGCCCCAGAGGTCAGAAAGATGGGGGATAAGGGACCCAGCTTTAAGCCCCAAATGGAGGGGGTGAAGCGGACTCTGAGGGTGACGAACCCCTTGGCTCGGGAGTGTTTGGGAGAGCTGCTGGGAACATTTGTTCTGCTG aTGTTTGGCTGTAGTGCATCAGCCCAGGTGAAGACCAGTAGAGAGACTAAGGGACAGTACCTCTCAGCCAACATGGCCTTCTCTGTAGGGGTCATGTCTGCCATGTACCTCTGCAAGGGGGTCTCAG gaGCCCATCTGAACCCAGCGGTCACTCTGAGTTTCTGTTCGTTGGGCAGGGTGCCCTGGGTGAAGCTGCTCCCATACTCTCTGTGTCAGGTGCTGGGAGCTTACCTGGCCTCTGGCTTGGTCTTCCTGGTCTACTATG atgcTATCATGGACTTCAGTGGAGGGAATTTGACAGTGTATGGGGCTAATGAGACGGCGTCCATCTTTGCCACCTATCCCTCCGAGCACCTATCTCTCAGCAGCAGCATCCTAGACCAG GTGGTGGGCACTGCCATGTTGATGCTCTGCATCCTCCCATTGGATGACCAGAAGAATAGTCCTGCCCCCGACGCTCTGATCCCGCCCATCGTTGCCGTGGTAGTCCTGGGGATCGGCATGTCGATGTCGTCCAATTGCGGCGGAGCGATAAACCCTGCCCGTGACCTGGGGCCACGCCTCTTGACACTGACAGCCGGCTGGGGCACTGAGGTGTTCAC GTGTTATAACTACTGGTTCTGGGTTCCCATGATGGCTCCTCTGCTGGGAGGGATGGTGGGCTCTGGGATGTATCTGGTCTTCATCGCATGGCACCTGCCCGACCTTCCAACGAACCCTCCCATAGACAGCTCCTCTACCAAGCCCACAACTGAGGTGTGGAAGCAGCCCCCAGCACCAGAGAAGGAAGGGGTGGAGTTGAAAACTGCCGTTTTCTAG